From Ovis canadensis isolate MfBH-ARS-UI-01 breed Bighorn chromosome 10, ARS-UI_OviCan_v2, whole genome shotgun sequence, a single genomic window includes:
- the ATP4B gene encoding potassium-transporting ATPase subunit beta isoform X2 produces the protein MAALQEKKSCGQRMEEFQRYCWNPDTGQMLGRTLSRWVWISLYYVAFYVVMTGVFALCIYVLMCTVDPYTPDYQDQLKSPGVTLRPDTYGDKGLDISYNVSDNRTWTGLTQALRHFLAGALPGPEPHQVFLQVHGGHAAELLRPARPHLRFRRGKAVLHYQDEQGECGGRREKGPCPPPLQAPGWLGSLQPLTWKRPSGLPTCLTGEPRNPGQSCAQGSWEKPGGQRGEGAWEPTGARRRGTDREDPAKLWRLPTMDGDPGGAGSGRGDAVHFPL, from the exons ATGGCGGCGCTGCAGGAGAAAAAGTCATGTGGGCAGCGGATGGAGGAGTTCCAGCGCTACTGCTGGAACCCGGACACCGGGCAGATGCTGGGCCGCACGCTGTCCCGCTGGG tgtggatcAGCCTGTACTACGTGGCCTTCTACGTGGTCATGACGGGCGTCTTCGCCCTCTGCATCTATGTGCTCATGTGCACCGTCGACCCCTACACGCCTGACTACCAGGACCAGCTCAAGTCGCCAG GGGTGACCTTGAGGCCGGACACCTACGGGGACAAAGGCCTGGACATCTCCTACAACGTGTCTGACAACAGGACCTGGACAGGGCTCACACAGGCCTTGCGGCACTTCCTGGCGG GAGCGCTTCCTGGCCCCGAACCACACCAAGTTTTCCTGCAAGTTCACGGCGGACATGCTGCAGAACTGCTCCGGCCAGCCCGACCCCACCTTCGGTTTCGCAGAGGGAAAGCCGTGCTTCATTATCAAGATGAACAGGGTGAGTGTGGGGGCAGAAGGGAGAAGGGCCCCTGCCCTCCGCCCCTCCAGGCCCCAGGCTGGCTGGGGAGCCTGCAGCCCCTCACCTGGAAGCGCCCATCCGGACTCCCCACCTGCTTGACTGGTGAGCCGCGGAACCCAGGGCAGTCCTGTGCACAGGGCAGCTGGGAAAAGCCAGGCGGTCAGCGTGGGGAGGGCGCCTGGGAACCCACCGGGGCCAGGCGCCGAGGGACGGACCGAGAGGACCCAGCAAAGCTCTGGAGGCTGCCCACAATGGACGGGGACCCAGGGGGCGCGGGATCCGGCAGGGGTGATGCTGTTCACTTTCCTCTCTGA